A stretch of Rhizobium sp. TH2 DNA encodes these proteins:
- a CDS encoding DUF982 domain-containing protein, whose protein sequence is MARKQGTGYRQAVLSCSAALKGSASQEAAQSSFMAAATEAAIPFEVKDRFETEIAAVCDAIFEEESIAFAPAAPLPDLDGAMPPFWPTRLPASGQLAR, encoded by the coding sequence ATGGCCCGCAAGCAGGGCACGGGCTATCGTCAGGCTGTACTGAGCTGTTCGGCGGCGCTCAAGGGCAGCGCGTCACAGGAAGCCGCCCAGTCGTCGTTCATGGCCGCCGCCACGGAGGCGGCGATTCCGTTCGAGGTCAAGGACCGGTTCGAGACCGAAATCGCTGCAGTGTGCGACGCCATATTCGAGGAAGAGAGCATAGCGTTCGCGCCCGCCGCGCCGCTTCCCGATCTGGATGGCGCTATGCCGCCTTTCTGGCCGACACGTCTGCCAGCTTCCGGCCAGTTGGCACGATAA
- a CDS encoding MerR family transcriptional regulator yields the protein MDDQVRYKIAEAARMAGVSPSTLRLWESQGLVEPVRTASGQRLYEPFHVERLKRISWLRTDKGLNPAAIREGLSVEGPMPAMMDAKSDGAEKTIGARLRHLRRDMGCTLEKVADRTGITVSLLSTFERTSQGLSVKALHDLADFYGTTMAALTGQGESSARESLVRNAEWTAWPPTSSGVTVQNLTTGRRQMECHRFQLAPGASSEGAYRHDGEEFMHVLAGRIEIILDGDQFFELREGDSFYFESRRPHSWRNTHEGETVLIWINTPPTF from the coding sequence ATGGATGACCAGGTCCGCTACAAGATCGCCGAGGCCGCCCGCATGGCGGGAGTATCGCCATCGACCTTGCGGCTGTGGGAGAGCCAGGGGCTCGTCGAGCCTGTTCGTACCGCATCCGGGCAACGTCTTTATGAACCCTTCCACGTCGAACGGCTCAAGCGGATCAGCTGGCTGAGGACGGACAAGGGGCTCAATCCCGCAGCGATTCGCGAAGGTCTTTCAGTGGAAGGCCCGATGCCTGCCATGATGGACGCGAAGTCCGACGGGGCCGAGAAGACAATCGGGGCCCGTCTTCGTCATCTCAGGCGCGACATGGGCTGCACGCTGGAAAAGGTGGCGGACAGGACCGGCATCACGGTTTCGCTACTGTCGACCTTCGAGCGCACGTCGCAAGGTTTATCGGTCAAGGCACTGCACGATCTCGCCGATTTCTACGGGACGACGATGGCGGCGCTTACTGGCCAGGGCGAAAGCAGCGCAAGAGAATCTCTCGTGCGCAATGCCGAGTGGACCGCCTGGCCACCGACGTCATCCGGCGTCACCGTCCAGAATCTGACGACGGGCCGGCGCCAGATGGAGTGTCATCGTTTCCAGCTCGCGCCGGGCGCCTCGAGCGAAGGTGCCTACCGTCATGATGGCGAGGAATTCATGCATGTGCTGGCGGGCCGGATCGAGATCATCCTTGACGGCGACCAGTTCTTCGAACTCCGGGAAGGCGATTCCTTCTATTTCGAAAGCCGGCGGCCGCATTCCTGGCGCAATACGCATGAAGGCGAGACGGTGCTGATCTGGATCAACACGCCGCCGACATTTTGA
- a CDS encoding 4-aminobutyrate--2-oxoglutarate transaminase, with protein sequence MLNSDIAARRTDAISRGVGVTTQVYAERAENAELWDVEGRRYIDFAAGIAVVNTGHRHPKVIAAVKDQLDRFTHTCHQVVPYENYVTLAERLNKAVPGNFAKKTIFVTTGAEAVENAVKIARAATNRSAIIAFTGAFHGRTFMGMTLTGKVVPYKTGFGAMMPDVFHVPFPIEMHGQTIEDSLAVLDKLFKADVDPARVAAFIVEPVQGEGGFYEVPRAFMTKLREIADKHGILLIADEVQTGFARTGKLFAMEHYGVVADITTMAKGLGGGFPIAAVTGRAEIMDAPGPGGLGGTYGGNPIGIAAGNAVLDVIEEEGLNERAESLGNRLKQRLHSLISEVPQIADIRGPGFMNAVEFNVPGTKTPNADFTNKVRQKALDKGLILLTCGIHGNVIRFLSPITIQDNVFAEAMDILEDTLRECAKEA encoded by the coding sequence ATGTTGAATTCTGACATCGCGGCCCGCCGTACCGACGCGATCTCGCGCGGCGTCGGCGTCACCACCCAGGTCTATGCCGAACGGGCCGAGAATGCCGAACTCTGGGATGTCGAAGGCCGCCGCTATATCGATTTCGCGGCCGGCATCGCGGTCGTCAACACCGGCCACCGCCACCCGAAGGTGATCGCGGCGGTAAAAGACCAACTCGATCGCTTCACCCATACCTGCCATCAGGTCGTGCCCTACGAGAACTACGTGACGCTGGCCGAACGCCTAAACAAGGCTGTGCCGGGCAATTTCGCCAAGAAGACGATCTTCGTCACCACCGGCGCGGAAGCAGTCGAAAATGCCGTCAAGATCGCGCGCGCCGCGACCAACCGCTCCGCCATCATCGCCTTTACCGGCGCCTTCCATGGGCGCACCTTCATGGGCATGACGCTGACCGGCAAGGTCGTGCCCTATAAAACCGGCTTCGGCGCGATGATGCCGGATGTCTTCCACGTGCCCTTCCCCATCGAAATGCATGGCCAGACGATCGAAGACTCGCTTGCCGTTCTCGACAAGCTGTTCAAGGCCGATGTCGATCCGGCCCGCGTCGCAGCCTTCATCGTCGAGCCTGTGCAGGGCGAAGGCGGCTTCTATGAAGTGCCGCGCGCCTTCATGACCAAGCTGCGCGAAATCGCCGACAAGCATGGCATCCTGCTGATCGCCGATGAAGTGCAGACCGGCTTTGCCCGTACCGGCAAGCTGTTTGCCATGGAGCACTACGGCGTCGTTGCTGACATCACCACCATGGCCAAGGGCCTCGGCGGCGGCTTTCCGATCGCAGCGGTGACCGGCCGTGCCGAGATCATGGATGCGCCCGGCCCCGGCGGCCTCGGCGGCACCTATGGCGGCAACCCGATCGGCATCGCGGCGGGCAACGCCGTGCTCGATGTCATCGAGGAAGAAGGCCTCAACGAACGCGCCGAGTCGCTCGGCAATCGGCTGAAGCAGCGCCTGCATTCGCTGATTTCAGAAGTACCGCAGATCGCCGATATCCGGGGACCCGGCTTCATGAACGCAGTGGAATTCAACGTTCCGGGAACCAAGACGCCGAATGCCGACTTCACCAACAAGGTGCGCCAGAAGGCGCTCGACAAGGGCCTGATCCTGCTCACCTGCGGCATCCACGGCAATGTCATCCGTTTCCTGTCGCCGATCACCATTCAGGACAATGTCTTCGCCGAGGCGATGGATATTCTGGAAGACACACTGCGCGAATGCGCCAAAGAGGCCTGA
- a CDS encoding NAD-dependent succinate-semialdehyde dehydrogenase: protein MTISDALLSKLKDPSLAIDKALVAGEWVAKSDSGKTFNVTNPANGDVIAVLPDMNRAEASRAIDAAYKAQKEWAKKTGKERAAVLRKLYDLMVANADDLATILTMEMGKPLAEAKGEVLYGASYVEWFGEEAKRVYGDTIPGHQPDKRIIVIKQPVGVVAAITPWNFPNAMLARKFAPAVAAGCAMISKPAAETPLSALSLALLAERAGLPAGVFNVVLSKDSPSIGKEFTENDKVRKLTFTGSTNVGKILMRQGADQIMKLGLELGGNAPFIVFDDADLDAAVEGAMVSKYRNNGQTCVCANRLYVQSGVYEAFAKKLADKVGAMKVGDGFEAGVNAGPLITQAAVDKVEEHIADAVGKGAKVAVGGKPDARGGLFFQPTILTGVTPEMLVAREETFGPVAPLFKFDTEEQVIEMANNTEFGLASYFYSKDLSKVFRVAEALEYGMVGINTGLISTEVAPFGGIKQSGQGREGSKYGIEDYIEIKYLCLSV from the coding sequence ATGACGATATCAGATGCACTGCTTTCCAAGCTGAAGGATCCTTCGCTCGCCATCGACAAGGCGCTTGTCGCCGGCGAATGGGTCGCAAAGAGCGATAGCGGCAAGACCTTCAACGTGACCAATCCGGCCAACGGCGACGTGATCGCCGTTCTGCCCGACATGAACCGCGCCGAGGCAAGCCGCGCCATCGACGCCGCCTACAAGGCGCAGAAGGAATGGGCCAAGAAGACCGGCAAGGAGCGCGCCGCCGTTCTCCGCAAGCTCTATGACCTCATGGTCGCCAATGCCGACGACCTCGCGACGATCCTGACCATGGAAATGGGCAAGCCACTGGCGGAGGCCAAGGGCGAAGTGCTCTACGGCGCATCGTATGTCGAATGGTTCGGCGAGGAAGCCAAGCGCGTTTATGGAGACACCATTCCCGGCCACCAGCCGGACAAACGGATCATCGTCATCAAGCAGCCGGTCGGCGTCGTCGCGGCGATCACGCCGTGGAATTTCCCCAACGCCATGCTGGCCCGCAAGTTCGCACCGGCCGTCGCCGCCGGCTGCGCGATGATCTCGAAGCCTGCCGCAGAGACCCCGCTTTCGGCGCTGTCGCTGGCGCTACTCGCCGAGCGTGCCGGCCTGCCAGCCGGTGTGTTCAACGTCGTGCTCTCGAAGGACTCGCCGTCGATCGGCAAGGAATTCACCGAGAACGACAAGGTGCGCAAGCTCACCTTCACCGGCTCGACCAATGTCGGCAAGATCCTGATGCGCCAGGGCGCCGACCAGATCATGAAGCTCGGCCTCGAACTCGGCGGCAATGCGCCCTTCATCGTCTTCGATGATGCCGATCTCGACGCGGCGGTCGAAGGCGCGATGGTCTCCAAGTATCGCAACAACGGCCAGACCTGCGTCTGCGCCAACCGGCTCTATGTGCAGTCCGGCGTCTATGAGGCCTTCGCCAAGAAGCTGGCCGACAAGGTCGGTGCGATGAAGGTCGGCGACGGCTTCGAAGCCGGCGTCAATGCCGGACCGCTGATCACCCAGGCTGCCGTCGACAAGGTCGAGGAGCACATTGCCGATGCTGTCGGAAAAGGCGCTAAGGTCGCAGTTGGCGGCAAGCCGGATGCGAGGGGCGGCCTGTTCTTCCAGCCGACGATCCTGACCGGCGTCACCCCCGAAATGCTGGTGGCCCGTGAAGAGACCTTCGGCCCCGTCGCACCACTCTTCAAGTTCGACACCGAGGAACAGGTGATCGAGATGGCCAACAATACCGAGTTCGGTCTCGCCTCCTATTTCTACTCGAAGGACCTCTCCAAGGTGTTCCGGGTGGCAGAGGCGCTGGAATACGGCATGGTCGGCATCAATACCGGCCTGATCTCCACCGAAGTCGCCCCCTTCGGCGGCATCAAGCAATCCGGCCAGGGCCGTGAAGGCTCGAAATACGGGATTGAGGACTATATCGAGATCAAATATTTGTGCCTGAGTGTGTAG
- a CDS encoding Imm8 family immunity protein: MKSYLKPVNLSVHYFDCLHIDDRLEDWRAEDPRHVSLLVEICVGWADWDTSREIFSLHVITNDLRRRPETSHAPIIYVDEFHWPDAKAEILHLIAKCERGTWDESFGELQKRFDLLYWLRRRPSHAKEPQSCPHGSRQTRCG, from the coding sequence ATGAAATCGTATCTCAAGCCGGTCAATCTCTCGGTCCACTACTTCGATTGCCTTCATATCGATGACAGATTGGAAGACTGGCGTGCCGAAGATCCACGACATGTGTCTCTTCTGGTAGAAATATGCGTTGGCTGGGCGGACTGGGATACAAGCCGCGAAATATTCAGCTTGCATGTCATAACCAATGATCTTCGTAGGCGTCCGGAAACTTCGCATGCTCCAATTATATATGTTGACGAATTTCACTGGCCGGATGCGAAGGCCGAGATTCTTCATTTGATAGCTAAGTGTGAGCGGGGAACATGGGACGAGAGCTTCGGTGAATTGCAAAAACGCTTTGACTTATTGTATTGGCTGCGTCGTCGGCCCTCACATGCAAAAGAGCCGCAGAGTTGCCCCCACGGCTCTCGTCAGACTAGATGCGGATAA
- a CDS encoding aldehyde dehydrogenase family protein has product MSGGIESLKKETKDLMKALGVSKKSYTDGTMPARSAISGEVLGEIPEHDKKDAKAAVATAQKAFATWRLVPAPKRGELIRLLGEELRAHKTELGRLVSIEVGKIVSEGLGEVQEMIDICDFAVGLSRQLTGLTIATERADHRMMETWHPLGTVLIISAFNFPVAVWSWNAALALVAGNAIIWKPSEKAPLTALATQALFERAVARYNKDGGAAPDGLSQVLMGDRKIGEVLVDHPDVALVSATGSTRMGREVGPRVAARFGRSILELGGNNAAIVAPSADLDLTLRGVAFSAMGTAGQRCTSLRRLFVHESVYDALVPRLIKAYGSVKVGNPLETGTLVGPLIDKVAYNSMQSALEAAKAAGGKVHGGEKVEIEAPGDSVYVRPAIVEMKKQAGPMVEETFAPILYVVKYSDFDAALADHNDVPQGLSSSIFTNDMREAETFMSARGSDCGIANVNIGPSGAEIGGAFGGEKETGGGRESGSDAWKGYMRRSTNTINYGRTLPLAQGVKFDVE; this is encoded by the coding sequence ATGAGCGGCGGGATCGAAAGCCTGAAGAAGGAAACCAAGGACCTCATGAAGGCGCTCGGCGTCTCCAAGAAGAGCTATACCGACGGCACGATGCCGGCGCGTTCGGCCATTTCGGGCGAAGTGCTTGGCGAAATTCCCGAACATGACAAGAAGGACGCCAAGGCGGCCGTTGCGACCGCGCAGAAGGCGTTTGCCACCTGGCGTCTGGTGCCGGCGCCGAAGCGCGGCGAACTGATCCGCTTGCTTGGCGAGGAGCTTCGTGCTCACAAGACCGAACTCGGCCGTCTGGTCTCCATCGAAGTCGGCAAGATCGTCTCGGAAGGCTTGGGCGAAGTCCAGGAGATGATCGACATCTGCGATTTCGCCGTCGGTCTTTCGCGCCAGCTTACGGGGCTGACCATCGCCACTGAGCGTGCCGACCATCGCATGATGGAAACCTGGCATCCGCTCGGCACCGTGTTGATCATCTCGGCCTTCAACTTCCCGGTTGCCGTCTGGTCGTGGAATGCGGCGCTGGCGCTCGTCGCCGGCAATGCCATCATCTGGAAGCCGTCCGAAAAGGCCCCGCTGACCGCGCTCGCCACCCAGGCGCTCTTTGAGCGCGCCGTCGCTCGCTACAATAAGGACGGCGGTGCTGCCCCCGATGGCCTGTCGCAGGTGCTGATGGGCGACCGCAAGATCGGCGAAGTGCTGGTCGACCATCCCGATGTCGCGCTCGTCTCGGCCACCGGTTCGACTCGTATGGGCCGTGAAGTCGGCCCGCGCGTCGCCGCCCGCTTCGGCCGTTCGATCCTCGAACTCGGCGGCAACAATGCAGCCATCGTCGCGCCGTCGGCCGATCTCGACCTGACGCTGCGTGGCGTGGCATTTTCCGCCATGGGCACGGCCGGTCAGCGCTGCACCTCGCTGCGCCGCCTGTTCGTGCATGAGAGCGTCTACGACGCGCTGGTGCCACGGCTGATCAAGGCCTATGGCTCGGTCAAGGTCGGCAATCCCTTGGAAACCGGCACGCTGGTCGGCCCGCTGATCGACAAGGTCGCGTACAACAGCATGCAGTCCGCGCTCGAAGCAGCAAAGGCTGCAGGCGGCAAGGTGCATGGCGGCGAGAAGGTCGAGATCGAGGCGCCCGGCGACAGTGTCTATGTCCGCCCGGCAATCGTGGAGATGAAGAAGCAGGCCGGCCCGATGGTCGAGGAGACTTTCGCGCCGATCCTCTATGTCGTGAAGTACAGCGATTTCGACGCCGCACTGGCCGATCACAATGATGTGCCCCAGGGCCTGTCGTCCTCGATCTTCACCAACGACATGCGCGAGGCCGAGACCTTCATGTCGGCGCGTGGTTCGGATTGCGGCATCGCCAACGTCAATATCGGCCCGTCGGGTGCCGAAATCGGCGGCGCCTTCGGCGGCGAAAAGGAAACCGGCGGCGGCCGCGAATCCGGCTCGGATGCCTGGAAGGGCTACATGCGCCGTTCTACCAACACGATCAACTACGGTCGGACATTGCCGCTGGCACAGGGCGTGAAGTTCGACGTGGAGTGA
- the lysS gene encoding lysine--tRNA ligase — translation MTDNTKQDTALSSDAAEVRAQKLALLREKVGDVYPAHFHRTITNADLSKKYEDLAPDTETQDIVTVAGRVYSSRNSGMFMDIHDASGKIQIFSHKDVTPEAARDLLALIDIGDIIGVTGAVRRTKRGELSINAHEITMLTKSLLPMPEKWHGVSDIEIRYRKRHLDIMTNEESKLRFQQRSRIVSGIRRFMEKDGFMEVETPMLHSVYGGATAEPFKTHHNTLKLDMYLRIAPELYLKRTLVSGLTDKVFEINRNFRNEGVSTRHNPEFTMMECYWAYADYEDIMDLVERLFAELAMAIHGTTEFPFGDKDISFKGPFKRVPMPDAVRQATGIDFLAIKTDEEARVAAKAAGFAVEKDWTWGECLAFIFEEKVEHTLIQPSHVTHFPKDISPFAKEVPGEPRLVERFETYCNAWELGNAFSELNDPIEQRARMVEQLEQAHARGEKDKQLDDEFLDAIDQGMPPAGGLGIGVDRLIMLLTNSPSIRDVILFPARRSKAD, via the coding sequence ATGACTGATAATACCAAGCAAGACACCGCCCTTTCCTCCGACGCCGCGGAAGTCCGCGCCCAGAAGCTCGCGCTGTTGCGCGAGAAGGTCGGCGACGTCTATCCGGCGCATTTCCACCGCACGATCACCAATGCCGATCTTTCGAAGAAGTACGAGGACCTCGCGCCCGACACCGAGACGCAGGATATCGTCACTGTCGCCGGCCGTGTCTATTCCTCACGCAATTCAGGCATGTTCATGGATATCCATGACGCCTCGGGCAAGATCCAGATTTTTTCGCACAAGGACGTGACGCCGGAAGCGGCGCGCGACCTGCTGGCTCTGATCGATATCGGCGACATCATCGGCGTGACCGGCGCTGTCCGCCGCACCAAGCGCGGTGAGCTGTCGATCAACGCGCATGAGATCACCATGCTCACCAAGTCGCTGCTGCCGATGCCGGAGAAGTGGCATGGCGTCTCCGACATCGAGATCCGCTATCGCAAGCGCCATCTCGACATCATGACCAATGAGGAGTCCAAGCTCCGTTTCCAGCAGCGCTCCAGGATCGTCTCCGGGATCCGCCGCTTCATGGAGAAGGACGGCTTCATGGAAGTGGAGACGCCGATGCTCCATTCCGTCTATGGCGGCGCGACCGCCGAGCCGTTCAAGACGCATCACAACACGCTGAAGCTCGACATGTACCTGCGCATCGCGCCGGAGCTCTATCTCAAGCGCACGTTGGTGTCGGGCCTCACCGACAAGGTGTTCGAGATCAACCGCAACTTCCGCAACGAAGGGGTCTCGACCCGGCACAATCCAGAATTCACGATGATGGAGTGCTACTGGGCCTATGCCGATTACGAGGACATCATGGACCTCGTCGAGCGGTTGTTCGCCGAGCTTGCCATGGCGATCCACGGCACGACCGAATTCCCCTTCGGCGATAAGGACATCTCCTTCAAGGGTCCGTTCAAGCGAGTGCCGATGCCCGATGCCGTCAGGCAAGCGACCGGCATCGATTTCCTCGCCATCAAGACCGATGAGGAGGCACGGGTCGCCGCCAAGGCTGCCGGCTTTGCGGTCGAGAAGGATTGGACCTGGGGCGAATGCCTCGCCTTCATCTTCGAGGAGAAGGTCGAGCACACGCTGATCCAGCCGAGCCATGTCACGCATTTCCCCAAGGACATCTCGCCCTTCGCCAAGGAAGTGCCGGGCGAGCCGCGTCTGGTCGAGCGTTTCGAGACCTATTGCAATGCCTGGGAATTGGGCAACGCCTTCTCGGAGCTCAACGACCCGATCGAGCAGCGCGCCCGCATGGTCGAACAGCTAGAGCAGGCTCACGCCCGCGGCGAGAAGGACAAGCAGCTCGACGACGAGTTCCTCGATGCGATCGACCAGGGCATGCCCCCGGCCGGCGGCCTCGGAATCGGTGTCGATCGCCTGATCATGCTGCTGACCAACTCGCCCTCGATCCGCGACGTGATCCTGTTCCCGGCACGCCGCAGCAAGGCAGACTAA
- the gltX gene encoding glutamate--tRNA ligase: MTASGVRVRIAPSPTGEPHVGTAYIALFNYLFALKHGGEFILRIEDTDATRSTPEFEQKVLDALKWTGLKWSEGPDVGGPYGPYRQSNRKHIYGEYVEKIVAAGHGFRCFCTPERLEEMRAGQRAAGKQPKYDGRCLTLSAEEVTSRMASGEPSVVRMKIPTEGACKFHDGVYGDVEIPWDSVDMQVLLKADGMPTYHMANVVDDYLMKITHVARGEEWLASVPKHILIYQYLGLEPPVFMHLSLMRNADKSKLSKRKNPTSISYYSALGYLPEALMNFLGLFFIQIAEGEEMMTMDELAQKFDPDNLSKAGAIFDVQKLDWLNGRWLREKLSPDEFIARVFEWASENARLTEGLKLAQSRIGKLGELPPLTGFLLASDVGLTPASFAGIKAPPAETLEVLEVVQADLEKILEWNVETIEAELRAIAERTGKKLKVITAPLFVAMSGSSRSLPLFDSMALLGRSVVRQRLKVAAQVVKTMAAA, translated from the coding sequence ATGACTGCTTCCGGCGTCCGCGTCCGCATTGCACCTTCTCCGACTGGCGAGCCGCATGTCGGCACTGCCTATATCGCGCTCTTCAACTATCTCTTCGCGCTGAAACATGGCGGCGAATTCATCCTCCGCATCGAGGATACCGACGCCACGCGCTCGACGCCGGAATTCGAGCAGAAGGTGCTGGACGCGTTGAAATGGACCGGTCTGAAATGGAGCGAAGGCCCCGACGTCGGCGGTCCCTACGGTCCTTACCGGCAGTCCAACCGCAAGCACATCTATGGCGAATATGTCGAGAAGATCGTTGCCGCAGGCCATGGATTCCGCTGCTTCTGTACGCCCGAGCGGCTGGAAGAAATGCGCGCCGGCCAGCGTGCCGCCGGCAAGCAGCCGAAATATGACGGCCGCTGCCTGACGCTTTCCGCCGAGGAAGTCACCTCCCGCATGGCGTCGGGCGAACCCTCCGTCGTGCGCATGAAAATCCCGACCGAGGGCGCCTGCAAGTTCCATGACGGCGTCTATGGCGATGTGGAAATCCCCTGGGATTCCGTCGACATGCAGGTCCTGCTCAAGGCCGACGGCATGCCGACATATCACATGGCCAATGTCGTCGACGACTACCTGATGAAGATCACCCATGTCGCGCGCGGCGAGGAGTGGCTGGCATCGGTGCCGAAGCATATTCTGATCTACCAGTATCTCGGCCTCGAGCCGCCTGTGTTCATGCATCTTTCCCTGATGCGCAATGCCGACAAGTCGAAGCTTTCCAAGCGCAAGAACCCGACCTCGATCTCCTATTATTCGGCGCTCGGCTACCTGCCGGAAGCGCTGATGAACTTCCTCGGCCTGTTCTTCATCCAGATCGCCGAAGGCGAAGAGATGATGACGATGGACGAGTTGGCTCAGAAGTTCGATCCGGACAATCTTTCCAAGGCCGGCGCAATCTTCGACGTGCAGAAGCTCGACTGGCTGAACGGCCGCTGGCTGCGCGAGAAGCTTTCGCCGGACGAGTTCATCGCTCGCGTCTTCGAATGGGCCAGCGAGAATGCGCGCCTCACCGAGGGTCTGAAGCTCGCGCAGTCGCGCATCGGCAAGCTCGGCGAACTGCCCCCGCTGACCGGTTTCCTGCTCGCTTCCGACGTCGGCCTGACGCCCGCTTCCTTCGCAGGCATCAAGGCGCCGCCGGCGGAGACGCTGGAAGTGCTGGAAGTCGTCCAGGCCGATCTCGAAAAGATCCTCGAATGGAATGTCGAGACGATCGAGGCGGAGCTGCGGGCCATCGCCGAGCGTACGGGCAAGAAACTCAAGGTGATCACCGCGCCGCTTTTCGTGGCGATGTCGGGCAGTTCACGCTCGCTGCCGCTCTTCGATTCCATGGCGCTGCTCGGCCGTTCGGTCGTACGCCAGCGCCTCAAGGTTGCCGCACAGGTCGTCAAGACCATGGCTGCCGCCTGA
- a CDS encoding TetR/AcrR family transcriptional regulator: MRDIGLVAEIEDAKKLDGLGGRPAAGEDPVKREQILDGAMRVFMRMGFDASSMNDITREAGVSKGTLYVYFKNKEDLFAAIIQRKKSLVFEKLREIVEADKPVAETLHEFGVTFGSHLLSDDAIRGQRIVIGVIDRMPELADSFFKFGPNTGPVLLANYLARQVELGRLKPIDDPMYVSRQLGDLCMAGLYRPRLFGEMQEPPPREKVERNVEWAVRLFLNTYGTDKG; encoded by the coding sequence ATGCGCGATATCGGTCTGGTCGCCGAAATCGAAGATGCGAAGAAACTGGACGGGCTTGGCGGCCGCCCTGCAGCAGGTGAAGATCCGGTCAAGCGCGAGCAGATCCTCGATGGCGCGATGCGCGTGTTCATGCGCATGGGCTTCGATGCGTCGAGCATGAACGACATCACGCGAGAAGCGGGTGTCTCGAAGGGCACCCTCTACGTCTACTTCAAGAACAAGGAAGACCTGTTCGCGGCGATCATCCAGCGCAAGAAATCGCTGGTCTTCGAAAAGCTGCGGGAGATTGTCGAGGCTGACAAGCCAGTGGCCGAGACGCTGCACGAATTCGGCGTTACGTTCGGTAGTCATCTGCTATCCGATGATGCCATTCGCGGACAACGCATCGTGATCGGCGTTATCGATCGGATGCCGGAACTTGCCGACAGCTTTTTCAAGTTTGGCCCGAATACCGGACCTGTCCTGCTCGCCAACTATCTTGCGCGGCAAGTCGAACTAGGCCGGCTGAAGCCGATCGACGATCCCATGTACGTGTCGCGCCAGCTTGGGGACCTCTGCATGGCGGGTCTCTACCGTCCACGCCTGTTCGGCGAGATGCAGGAGCCGCCGCCTCGCGAGAAGGTAGAGCGCAATGTCGAATGGGCGGTTCGGCTATTCCTCAATACCTACGGCACCGACAAGGGTTGA
- a CDS encoding HlyD family secretion protein, with protein sequence MARSASKTATVHVVDENMEAAAESETPIRMEAPAAAPVAAQQAAPKKKSSLGRRLVLSALVLAAIGAGSWYGHAWWINGRFMISTDDAYIAGDITNIAPKVMGYVAKVNVVANQQVKAGDVLVTLDNGDYRIAAEQAEAQIATQRLALKRFDAQIEAAQASVKQAEASQTALQATLRGAEITLSRQQDLATKKAGIRAELDNAKIAVDQAKANLAGADSAILTAQANISVVSAQKAEAESQIRSLELTRDKAERDLSFTVLKAPYDGVIGNLAVQDGDLVSPGQRLAALVPVEQLYIDANFKETQVEGIKPGAKVAIHVDAIDDHVIDGTVESISPASGAVFSLLPPENATGNFTKVIQRLPVRIAIPKAALDTGNLRAGLSVVVDIDSRTGDASATHLAKAE encoded by the coding sequence ATGGCTAGATCAGCAAGCAAAACCGCCACTGTTCACGTGGTCGATGAAAACATGGAAGCCGCAGCCGAAAGCGAGACGCCCATCAGGATGGAAGCGCCCGCCGCAGCACCCGTGGCCGCTCAGCAAGCCGCACCGAAGAAAAAGAGCAGCCTTGGCCGCCGCCTCGTCCTGTCAGCCTTGGTGCTCGCCGCTATCGGCGCCGGCTCCTGGTACGGGCACGCATGGTGGATCAACGGCCGCTTCATGATCTCGACCGATGACGCCTATATCGCTGGTGACATCACCAATATCGCGCCGAAGGTCATGGGATACGTCGCCAAGGTCAATGTCGTGGCCAACCAGCAGGTGAAGGCCGGTGATGTCCTCGTGACCCTGGACAATGGCGACTACCGCATTGCAGCCGAACAGGCCGAGGCCCAGATCGCCACGCAGAGGCTTGCGCTGAAGCGCTTCGATGCCCAGATCGAGGCCGCACAGGCTTCTGTCAAGCAGGCCGAAGCCTCCCAGACCGCGCTCCAGGCAACGCTGCGCGGTGCCGAAATCACGCTCAGCCGCCAGCAGGACCTGGCGACGAAGAAGGCCGGCATTCGCGCCGAGCTCGACAACGCAAAGATCGCCGTGGATCAGGCGAAGGCCAATCTGGCCGGTGCCGACTCGGCGATCCTGACCGCTCAGGCCAATATATCAGTGGTATCTGCTCAGAAGGCCGAGGCTGAAAGCCAAATCCGTTCGCTCGAGCTGACCCGCGACAAGGCTGAGCGTGATCTTTCCTTCACGGTGCTCAAGGCGCCTTATGACGGCGTGATCGGCAATCTCGCCGTCCAGGACGGCGATCTTGTCTCGCCCGGACAGCGGCTCGCCGCCCTCGTTCCGGTTGAGCAGCTCTATATCGACGCGAACTTCAAGGAGACGCAGGTCGAAGGTATCAAGCCGGGCGCCAAGGTGGCGATCCATGTCGATGCCATCGATGACCATGTGATCGACGGTACCGTCGAGTCGATCTCGCCGGCATCGGGTGCGGTATTCTCGCTGCTGCCGCCGGAGAACGCGACAGGCAACTTCACCAAGGTCATCCAGCGCCTGCCGGTCCGCATCGCCATCCCCAAGGCGGCCCTCGATACCGGCAATCTCAGGGCTGGCCTCTCGGTTGTCGTCGATATCGACAGCCGCACGGGTGACGCCTCCGCGACGCATCTCGCCAAGGCTGAATAA